One genomic window of Oncorhynchus kisutch isolate 150728-3 linkage group LG24, Okis_V2, whole genome shotgun sequence includes the following:
- the uxt gene encoding protein UXT: protein MAHAGKPSINKKVLQYETFISDVLKRDLERVLEQRDGVYEKIAQYLQLKNTIESLKESETKGLKTEIDLGCNFYVQAHVEDSSKIFVAVGYGFFVELTHSEALKFIEKKTNQLTVHTEVLTKDAAKIKANIRMVLEGLRELQSLTDVPEKRMRDAL, encoded by the exons ATGGCTCATGCTGGAAAACCCAGCATTAACAAAAAGGTCTTGCAGTATGAAACGTTTATTAGCGATGTGTTGAAACGAGATTTGGA GAGGGTATTGGAGCAAAGAGATGGAGTGTATGAAAAAATTGCACAATATCTACAACTGAAAAATACCATTGAAAGCCTAAAG GAATCTGAGACGAAGGGACTCAAAACAGAGATAGATCTTGGCTGTAATTTCTATGTCCAAGCACATGT GGAGGACTCGTCAAAAATCTTTGTTGCTGTTGGATATGGCTTTTTTGTCGAGTTAACGCACTCGGAAGCTCTGAAGTTCATTGAGAAAAAGACAAATCAGCTTACAGT ACATACCGAAGTGTTGACCAAAGACGCAGCTAAAATCAAAGCCAACATTCGcatggtgttggag GGATTAAGAGAACTTCAAAGTCTTACGGATGTTCCGGAGAAAAGGATGAGAGATGCTCTTTAG
- the elk1 gene encoding ETS domain-containing protein Elk-1 isoform X3 encodes MESNPLISAMDPSITLWQFLLHLLEDDSHRHLISWTSGDGEFKLLDAEEVARLWGLRKNKTNMNYDKLSRALRYYYDKNIIKKVSGQKFVYKFVAHPDPSSVDCVRGGEDSQQQENLDAAGQTKSPGGGSSNCPSKNLQMQRSSPVSVQRSSRNDYMKSGLYSTFTIQSLQAPCRTSPQPIKTELLNQDSSPRPHSAERTLREVCLDGQSSSMQGCGSVESSLQVTLTHPSPCVTPALSPQTLSVSTTGSPKSQPQKTQNLCDPPQIYLTSVSDPGSLTPLTLTPVAAPGAPGECVVNQPQGHPVFVVIKPSHLVHSKEQNLTSEEELVKIMTLGEKHVVEVPESASGPREPETPLSIDVLPPCVEPVGQPVGEGEEQGKDEAHLPENSMTPAVALQAATHPAWSPQEVQPPKAKKPKVLELPSSSTLLPPGLSLDQVNAAVNSLLAPGSATNTLTPTVFTSHSLTPVLLTPSPLPSTIHFWSTLSPIAPRSPAKLSFQFPSNGSNHIHIPALSVDGLSTPVVLSPGPQKP; translated from the exons ATGGAGTCTAACCCCTTAATAAGTG CCATGGACCCGTCCATCACGTTGTGGCAGTTCCTGCTGCATCTCCTCGAGGACGACAGCCATAGGCACCTCATCTCCTGGACCTCTGGGGACGGGGAGTTCAAGCTGCTGGACGCAGAGGAGGTGGCTCGCCTCTGGGGGCTCCGCAAGAACAAGACCAACATGAACTACGATAAACTAAGCAGGGCGCTGCGATACTACTATGATAAG AATATCATCAAGAAGGTGAGTGGGCAGAAGTTTGTCTACAAGTTTGTAGCCCACCCTGACCCTTCATCAGTGGACTGTGTCAGAGGCGGTGAGGATTCTCAGCAACAGGAGAATCTTGATGCAGCGGGCCAGACCAAGTCCCCAGGAGGGGGGTCTTCTAACTGCCCCTCCAAGAACCTGCAGATGCAGCGGTCCTCTCCAGTCTCTGTCCAGCGCAGCTCTCGCAACGACTACATGAAGTCAGGGCTCTACTCCACCTTCACCATCCAGTCCCTCCAAGCCCCCTGCAGGACCTCTCCACAGCCTATAAAGACTGAGCTGCTGAATCAGGACTCTTCCCCCAGACCCCACAGCGCTGAACGGACACTGCGGGAG GTGTGTCTGGATGGCCAGAGCTCCTCCATGCAGGGCTGTGGCAGCGTAGAGAGTAGCCTGCAGGTCACACTGACTCATCCCTCGCCCTGCGTCACGCCTGCCCTCAGCCCCCAGACCTTGTCAGTGTCAACCACAGGCAGCCCG AAGTCTCAGCCACAGAAGACCCAGAACCTATGCGACCCTCCTCAGATCTATCTGACCAGTGTGTCGGACCCTGGCTCCCTCactcctctgaccctgaccccgGTTGCTGCACCTGGGGCCCCGGGGGAGTGTGTGGTGAACCAGCCTCAGGGCCACCCTGTCTTTGTGGTCATCAAGCCCTCACATTTGGTGCATTCCAAAGAGCAAAACCTCACGTCTGAAGAGGAACTGGTGAAGATCATGACCTTGGGGGAGAAACATGTTGTAGAG GTTCCTGAATCTGCATCAGGACCAAGGGAACCTGAAACCCCCCTCTCCATTGATGTCCTCCCACCCTGCGTGGAACCAGTGGGCCAGCCTGTTGGGGAAGGGGAGGAACAAGGCAAAGATGAGGCCCATTTACCAG AAAATTCCATGACTCCAGCAGTTGCTCTTCAAGCGGCTACTCATCCAGCCTGGTCGCCCCAGGAAGTACAACCCCCGAAAGCCAAGAAGCCCAAAGTCCTAGAACTGCCCTCTTCCTCAACCCTCCTACCCCCTGGTCTGTCACTGGATCAGGTCAATGCTGCCGTCAACAGCCTTCTGGCCCCTGGAAGTGCCACCAACACTCTGACTCCTACAGTGTTCACCTCCCATTCTCTG ACTCCGGTATTACTGACACCAagccctctcccctccaccatcCACTTCTGGAGCACACTCAGTCCCATTGCTCCCCGGAGCCCGGCCAAGCTCTCCTTTCAG TTCCCCTCCAATGGAAGCAATCATATCCATATCCCTGCCTTGAGTGTGGACGGCCTGTCTACTCCTGTAGTGCTGTCGCCAGGCCCACAGAAACCATGA
- the elk1 gene encoding ETS domain-containing protein Elk-3 isoform X1 encodes MESNPLISAMDPSITLWQFLLHLLEDDSHRHLISWTSGDGEFKLLDAEEVARLWGLRKNKTNMNYDKLSRALRYYYDKNIIKKVSGQKFVYKFVAHPDPSSVDCVRGGEDSQQQENLDAAGQTKSPGGGSSNCPSKNLQMQRSSPVSVQRSSRNDYMKSGLYSTFTIQSLQAPCRTSPQPIKTELLNQDSSPRPHSAERTLREVRAHDEDLSILTMVCLDGQSSSMQGCGSVESSLQVTLTHPSPCVTPALSPQTLSVSTTGSPKSQPQKTQNLCDPPQIYLTSVSDPGSLTPLTLTPVAAPGAPGECVVNQPQGHPVFVVIKPSHLVHSKEQNLTSEEELVKIMTLGEKHVVEVPESASGPREPETPLSIDVLPPCVEPVGQPVGEGEEQGKDEAHLPENSMTPAVALQAATHPAWSPQEVQPPKAKKPKVLELPSSSTLLPPGLSLDQVNAAVNSLLAPGSATNTLTPTVFTSHSLTPVLLTPSPLPSTIHFWSTLSPIAPRSPAKLSFQFPSNGSNHIHIPALSVDGLSTPVVLSPGPQKP; translated from the exons ATGGAGTCTAACCCCTTAATAAGTG CCATGGACCCGTCCATCACGTTGTGGCAGTTCCTGCTGCATCTCCTCGAGGACGACAGCCATAGGCACCTCATCTCCTGGACCTCTGGGGACGGGGAGTTCAAGCTGCTGGACGCAGAGGAGGTGGCTCGCCTCTGGGGGCTCCGCAAGAACAAGACCAACATGAACTACGATAAACTAAGCAGGGCGCTGCGATACTACTATGATAAG AATATCATCAAGAAGGTGAGTGGGCAGAAGTTTGTCTACAAGTTTGTAGCCCACCCTGACCCTTCATCAGTGGACTGTGTCAGAGGCGGTGAGGATTCTCAGCAACAGGAGAATCTTGATGCAGCGGGCCAGACCAAGTCCCCAGGAGGGGGGTCTTCTAACTGCCCCTCCAAGAACCTGCAGATGCAGCGGTCCTCTCCAGTCTCTGTCCAGCGCAGCTCTCGCAACGACTACATGAAGTCAGGGCTCTACTCCACCTTCACCATCCAGTCCCTCCAAGCCCCCTGCAGGACCTCTCCACAGCCTATAAAGACTGAGCTGCTGAATCAGGACTCTTCCCCCAGACCCCACAGCGCTGAACGGACACTGCGGGAGGTGAGGGCCCATGACGAGGACCTCTCCATTTTAACCATG GTGTGTCTGGATGGCCAGAGCTCCTCCATGCAGGGCTGTGGCAGCGTAGAGAGTAGCCTGCAGGTCACACTGACTCATCCCTCGCCCTGCGTCACGCCTGCCCTCAGCCCCCAGACCTTGTCAGTGTCAACCACAGGCAGCCCG AAGTCTCAGCCACAGAAGACCCAGAACCTATGCGACCCTCCTCAGATCTATCTGACCAGTGTGTCGGACCCTGGCTCCCTCactcctctgaccctgaccccgGTTGCTGCACCTGGGGCCCCGGGGGAGTGTGTGGTGAACCAGCCTCAGGGCCACCCTGTCTTTGTGGTCATCAAGCCCTCACATTTGGTGCATTCCAAAGAGCAAAACCTCACGTCTGAAGAGGAACTGGTGAAGATCATGACCTTGGGGGAGAAACATGTTGTAGAG GTTCCTGAATCTGCATCAGGACCAAGGGAACCTGAAACCCCCCTCTCCATTGATGTCCTCCCACCCTGCGTGGAACCAGTGGGCCAGCCTGTTGGGGAAGGGGAGGAACAAGGCAAAGATGAGGCCCATTTACCAG AAAATTCCATGACTCCAGCAGTTGCTCTTCAAGCGGCTACTCATCCAGCCTGGTCGCCCCAGGAAGTACAACCCCCGAAAGCCAAGAAGCCCAAAGTCCTAGAACTGCCCTCTTCCTCAACCCTCCTACCCCCTGGTCTGTCACTGGATCAGGTCAATGCTGCCGTCAACAGCCTTCTGGCCCCTGGAAGTGCCACCAACACTCTGACTCCTACAGTGTTCACCTCCCATTCTCTG ACTCCGGTATTACTGACACCAagccctctcccctccaccatcCACTTCTGGAGCACACTCAGTCCCATTGCTCCCCGGAGCCCGGCCAAGCTCTCCTTTCAG TTCCCCTCCAATGGAAGCAATCATATCCATATCCCTGCCTTGAGTGTGGACGGCCTGTCTACTCCTGTAGTGCTGTCGCCAGGCCCACAGAAACCATGA
- the elk1 gene encoding ETS domain-containing protein Elk-3 isoform X2: protein MESNPLISAMDPSITLWQFLLHLLEDDSHRHLISWTSGDGEFKLLDAEEVARLWGLRKNKTNMNYDKLSRALRYYYDKNIIKKVSGQKFVYKFVAHPDPSSVDCVRGGEDSQQQENLDAAGQTKSPGGGSSNCPSKNLQMQRSSPVSVQRSSRNDYMKSGLYSTFTIQSLQAPCRTSPQPIKTELLNQDSSPRPHSAERTLREVRAHDEDLSILTMVCLDGQSSSMQGCGSVESSLQVTLTHPSPCVTPALSPQTLSVSTTGSPSQPQKTQNLCDPPQIYLTSVSDPGSLTPLTLTPVAAPGAPGECVVNQPQGHPVFVVIKPSHLVHSKEQNLTSEEELVKIMTLGEKHVVEVPESASGPREPETPLSIDVLPPCVEPVGQPVGEGEEQGKDEAHLPENSMTPAVALQAATHPAWSPQEVQPPKAKKPKVLELPSSSTLLPPGLSLDQVNAAVNSLLAPGSATNTLTPTVFTSHSLTPVLLTPSPLPSTIHFWSTLSPIAPRSPAKLSFQFPSNGSNHIHIPALSVDGLSTPVVLSPGPQKP, encoded by the exons ATGGAGTCTAACCCCTTAATAAGTG CCATGGACCCGTCCATCACGTTGTGGCAGTTCCTGCTGCATCTCCTCGAGGACGACAGCCATAGGCACCTCATCTCCTGGACCTCTGGGGACGGGGAGTTCAAGCTGCTGGACGCAGAGGAGGTGGCTCGCCTCTGGGGGCTCCGCAAGAACAAGACCAACATGAACTACGATAAACTAAGCAGGGCGCTGCGATACTACTATGATAAG AATATCATCAAGAAGGTGAGTGGGCAGAAGTTTGTCTACAAGTTTGTAGCCCACCCTGACCCTTCATCAGTGGACTGTGTCAGAGGCGGTGAGGATTCTCAGCAACAGGAGAATCTTGATGCAGCGGGCCAGACCAAGTCCCCAGGAGGGGGGTCTTCTAACTGCCCCTCCAAGAACCTGCAGATGCAGCGGTCCTCTCCAGTCTCTGTCCAGCGCAGCTCTCGCAACGACTACATGAAGTCAGGGCTCTACTCCACCTTCACCATCCAGTCCCTCCAAGCCCCCTGCAGGACCTCTCCACAGCCTATAAAGACTGAGCTGCTGAATCAGGACTCTTCCCCCAGACCCCACAGCGCTGAACGGACACTGCGGGAGGTGAGGGCCCATGACGAGGACCTCTCCATTTTAACCATG GTGTGTCTGGATGGCCAGAGCTCCTCCATGCAGGGCTGTGGCAGCGTAGAGAGTAGCCTGCAGGTCACACTGACTCATCCCTCGCCCTGCGTCACGCCTGCCCTCAGCCCCCAGACCTTGTCAGTGTCAACCACAGGCAGCCCG TCTCAGCCACAGAAGACCCAGAACCTATGCGACCCTCCTCAGATCTATCTGACCAGTGTGTCGGACCCTGGCTCCCTCactcctctgaccctgaccccgGTTGCTGCACCTGGGGCCCCGGGGGAGTGTGTGGTGAACCAGCCTCAGGGCCACCCTGTCTTTGTGGTCATCAAGCCCTCACATTTGGTGCATTCCAAAGAGCAAAACCTCACGTCTGAAGAGGAACTGGTGAAGATCATGACCTTGGGGGAGAAACATGTTGTAGAG GTTCCTGAATCTGCATCAGGACCAAGGGAACCTGAAACCCCCCTCTCCATTGATGTCCTCCCACCCTGCGTGGAACCAGTGGGCCAGCCTGTTGGGGAAGGGGAGGAACAAGGCAAAGATGAGGCCCATTTACCAG AAAATTCCATGACTCCAGCAGTTGCTCTTCAAGCGGCTACTCATCCAGCCTGGTCGCCCCAGGAAGTACAACCCCCGAAAGCCAAGAAGCCCAAAGTCCTAGAACTGCCCTCTTCCTCAACCCTCCTACCCCCTGGTCTGTCACTGGATCAGGTCAATGCTGCCGTCAACAGCCTTCTGGCCCCTGGAAGTGCCACCAACACTCTGACTCCTACAGTGTTCACCTCCCATTCTCTG ACTCCGGTATTACTGACACCAagccctctcccctccaccatcCACTTCTGGAGCACACTCAGTCCCATTGCTCCCCGGAGCCCGGCCAAGCTCTCCTTTCAG TTCCCCTCCAATGGAAGCAATCATATCCATATCCCTGCCTTGAGTGTGGACGGCCTGTCTACTCCTGTAGTGCTGTCGCCAGGCCCACAGAAACCATGA